Proteins encoded within one genomic window of Methanobacterium sp.:
- a CDS encoding cupin domain-containing protein, which translates to MKIVKIKDVELSSNPHGVDTRVIYNTENAMAVHMTLKPGESLKRHITPVDVFFYVLEGKGIVEIGDEKKEVTKDTLIDSPAKIPHCWYNESDEDLVILVNKVPRP; encoded by the coding sequence ATGAAAATAGTAAAAATTAAAGATGTTGAATTGTCTTCAAACCCCCATGGAGTAGATACACGTGTAATATACAATACTGAAAATGCAATGGCAGTCCATATGACATTAAAACCAGGAGAATCATTAAAAAGACATATAACACCAGTAGATGTATTCTTCTATGTTCTTGAAGGTAAAGGTATTGTAGAAATTGGTGATGAAAAAAAAGAAGTGACTAAAGATACGTTGATAGATAGCCCTGCAAAAATACCACATTGCTGGTACAATGAAAGCGATGAAGACCTGGTTATTCTTGTTAACAAGGTTCCAAGACC
- a CDS encoding 4Fe-4S binding protein, translated as MGWGIRNGIITASLILVSAWFILSLFIGRSASCGYTCPYGALQEIIGHHILKKKPESKKADKLKYLVFLFFIGMVSFSLFKIGGLNKVSLFAPEGNIKLIMASLFIVIVGVFSLLGSRAYCRYLCPVGVLFIIGSKLGRIIKIPSLHLVSDQNNCSDCKVCDKACPMGLDVSNMVNYNTMDNTNCILCCECIKRCPKDAIDYSFSIKE; from the coding sequence ATGGGATGGGGCATTCGTAACGGTATAATCACAGCTAGTTTGATTTTGGTATCAGCCTGGTTCATTTTATCATTATTTATAGGCAGATCTGCATCTTGTGGATATACATGTCCCTATGGAGCATTGCAGGAAATTATAGGCCACCATATATTAAAAAAGAAACCTGAATCTAAAAAAGCAGATAAATTAAAATATCTTGTTTTCCTATTTTTCATTGGAATGGTTTCTTTTTCCCTCTTTAAGATTGGAGGATTGAATAAAGTGAGCTTATTTGCTCCAGAAGGCAATATTAAACTGATTATGGCATCACTCTTCATTGTAATAGTTGGTGTATTTTCTTTATTGGGAAGTAGAGCATACTGCCGATATTTATGTCCAGTAGGGGTTTTATTTATAATAGGTTCTAAATTAGGAAGAATTATTAAAATACCATCATTACATTTAGTAAGTGACCAAAATAATTGTTCAGATTGCAAAGTATGTGATAAGGCATGCCCCATGGGATTAGATGTTAGCAATATGGTAAATTATAATACTATGGATAATACAAACTGTATATTATGTTGTGAATGCATAAAAAGATGCCCGAAAGATGCTATCGATTATTCATTTAGCATTAAGGAATAA
- a CDS encoding helix-turn-helix domain-containing protein, giving the protein MGLTEYESKAYLSLASLISATASEISDASGIPLSRTYDVLKSLHNKNFIEITRGKPLKYTAVPPQDVFEKSRAKIKEELDEAESEVKNIYESQISKSPAPIWLIYGTDKIVKKEIEIIRRARSSLHIVEGFMFHGEVEKLNDTLNKSLKKGVQTRIIAAPYSITDGEKIDISSNINKLDCEIKTFQIPFIKAIIRDKKEMMLIFCKFKDETVISQTAIGVWNQYTEFVETITDLYNLVWTMGLFNRISL; this is encoded by the coding sequence ATGGGACTTACAGAATACGAATCTAAAGCATATTTATCCTTAGCTTCTTTAATATCTGCCACAGCTTCAGAAATTAGTGATGCGTCTGGTATACCTCTTTCTAGAACATATGATGTGTTAAAAAGTCTACATAATAAAAATTTTATTGAGATTACCCGGGGTAAACCATTAAAATATACTGCGGTACCACCTCAAGATGTTTTTGAGAAATCAAGGGCAAAAATTAAAGAAGAACTGGATGAAGCCGAATCAGAAGTAAAAAATATTTATGAAAGTCAAATATCTAAGTCTCCAGCCCCTATATGGTTAATCTATGGGACAGATAAAATTGTAAAAAAAGAAATAGAGATTATTCGCCGTGCCAGGAGCTCATTACACATTGTAGAAGGATTCATGTTCCACGGGGAAGTTGAAAAATTAAATGATACTTTGAATAAATCATTAAAAAAAGGAGTTCAAACCAGAATAATAGCAGCACCCTACAGTATCACTGATGGAGAAAAAATAGACATCTCTTCGAATATTAATAAATTGGACTGTGAAATCAAGACCTTTCAAATACCTTTCATAAAGGCCATAATACGTGATAAAAAAGAAATGATGTTAATATTCTGTAAATTTAAAGACGAAACTGTAATATCCCAGACGGCAATAGGCGTATGGAACCAGTATACGGAATTTGTAGAAACAATAACTGATTTATATAATTTAGTATGGACAATGGGTCTGTTTAATAGAATAAGTTTGTAA
- a CDS encoding DUF2124 domain-containing protein: protein MEKMKEFRGINGNLMAFKEEVKDAKKVTFAGAPGVCTPYAELFAYAIRDKESVFIPLTDIQSAKKIEITPEGMQLSEPADPQADVVALLGGLTIPKSNVKIEEINQMIDKILKKDGKLIGLSYMGMFREAGWLDKVNFDLVIDGTLTGFVFKK from the coding sequence ATGGAAAAAATGAAGGAATTTAGAGGAATAAATGGAAATCTTATGGCATTCAAAGAAGAAGTGAAAGATGCAAAAAAGGTGACATTTGCAGGAGCCCCTGGAGTATGCACTCCTTATGCCGAGCTTTTTGCCTATGCTATAAGAGATAAAGAATCTGTTTTCATCCCATTGACAGACATTCAAAGTGCTAAAAAGATTGAAATCACCCCAGAGGGAATGCAGTTATCTGAACCTGCTGATCCTCAAGCAGACGTTGTTGCACTTCTTGGAGGGTTAACAATTCCAAAATCCAATGTTAAAATTGAAGAAATAAATCAAATGATAGATAAGATACTGAAAAAAGATGGAAAACTTATTGGATTATCTTATATGGGCATGTTCAGGGAAGCGGGCTGGCTTGATAAGGTAAATTTTGATCTTGTTATAGATGGTACTTTAACAGGATTTGTTTTCAAGAAGTAA